One stretch of Pseudomonas fluorescens Q2-87 DNA includes these proteins:
- a CDS encoding glycosyltransferase family 4 protein: MRVLHFYKTYLPESMGGIEQVIFQLCDSTDRMSIDNTVLALSGNPSPTPLQIRQHVVHQSRMDFQLASTGFSYSVFKKFRELAAEADVINYHFPWPFMDVVHFCSAVKKPYVVTYHSDIVRQRHLLTLYRPLMRRFLDGADRIVAASPNYVHTSDVLKQYPDKTRIITYGLNKSSYPQPDAERMAGWKARLGERFFLFVGVMRYYKGLHILLDALKGVDYPVVIMGAGPLEKQLHAQAAALGLRHVHFLGRLGDEDKVALLELSYAIVFPSHLRSEAFGISLLEGVMFGKPMISSEIGTGTSYINIHDETGLVVPPSNPEAFREAMRTLWENPTLAQAMGVRAEARYRQLFTAEEMGRKWVQLYEELLEEKALSYA, from the coding sequence ATGCGAGTCCTGCACTTTTACAAAACCTATCTGCCTGAGTCCATGGGCGGCATCGAGCAGGTGATTTTCCAGCTGTGCGACAGCACTGACCGGATGAGTATCGATAACACTGTGCTTGCTTTGAGCGGGAATCCGTCCCCCACCCCTCTCCAGATTCGACAGCATGTCGTTCATCAATCCCGAATGGACTTCCAGCTCGCCTCCACCGGTTTTTCCTACAGCGTTTTCAAGAAGTTCCGCGAGCTCGCCGCTGAAGCAGACGTGATCAACTACCACTTCCCGTGGCCGTTCATGGATGTGGTGCATTTTTGCAGTGCCGTGAAAAAACCCTACGTAGTCACTTACCATTCGGACATCGTTCGCCAGCGGCACCTGCTGACGCTGTATCGGCCCCTGATGCGGCGCTTTCTCGACGGCGCCGATCGCATCGTGGCGGCGTCGCCGAACTACGTGCACACCAGCGACGTGCTCAAGCAATACCCCGATAAAACGCGGATCATCACCTACGGGCTGAACAAAAGCAGTTATCCACAGCCGGACGCCGAGCGCATGGCCGGATGGAAGGCCAGGCTCGGTGAGCGCTTCTTTCTGTTCGTCGGAGTGATGCGCTACTACAAGGGCCTGCACATTCTGCTCGACGCCCTCAAAGGCGTGGATTATCCCGTGGTCATCATGGGGGCCGGTCCCCTGGAAAAACAACTGCATGCCCAGGCAGCGGCATTGGGTCTGCGCCATGTGCATTTCCTTGGGCGCCTGGGGGACGAGGACAAAGTCGCCTTGCTGGAACTGAGCTACGCCATCGTGTTTCCGTCGCACCTGCGTTCCGAGGCCTTCGGTATCTCATTGCTCGAAGGGGTGATGTTCGGCAAACCGATGATCTCCAGCGAAATCGGCACCGGAACCAGCTACATCAATATCCACGATGAAACCGGCCTGGTGGTGCCTCCCAGCAATCCCGAAGCGTTCCGGGAGGCGATGCGTACCCTATGGGAAAACCCCACGCTGGCGCAGGCCATGGGCGTCAGGGCCGAAGCCCGTTACCGGCAGTTGTTCACCGCCGAGGAGATGGGTCGCAAGTGGGTGCAGCTGTATGAAGAGTTGCTGGAGGAAAAGGCGCTTTCCTACGCCTAG
- a CDS encoding glycosyltransferase family 4 protein: MRIALNARILQAPRTGIGQYVSELATALAREPDVQLSLFHGWGWNSQLPQAPAPGYSRFSPLLRRVPGAYQARRWLEQKRFDQGPSKAIDLYHEPSLWPLAFDGPTVMTLHDLTHVRYPETQPPARLKEIERRLARAVEQAQLIMTVSQFIADEAQQYFGLPAERLRVAPLGVAARFHPREPEAIDGVLKAHGLEAGRYFLCVGTLEPRKNLSLALHAHAGLPESVRQTFPLFIVGMSGWQQAQLNDELKRALAGGHVCLAGYLPDEQVAQLLAGARALVFPSHYEGFGLPVLEAMASGTPVITTRCSAMPEVAGPAGNYCDPQDPEGLREAMLRLIEDHPHWQACREAGLQQAALFSWERCGKVTAQAYRQVLGG, translated from the coding sequence ATGCGGATAGCCCTCAACGCGCGCATCCTCCAGGCGCCACGCACCGGCATTGGCCAATACGTGTCGGAATTGGCCACCGCCCTGGCCCGCGAGCCGGATGTGCAGTTATCGCTGTTTCACGGCTGGGGCTGGAACTCGCAGCTGCCACAAGCACCCGCGCCTGGCTATTCAAGGTTCAGCCCCTTGCTGCGGCGGGTTCCGGGGGCCTATCAGGCTCGCCGCTGGCTGGAACAGAAGCGCTTCGATCAAGGCCCTTCAAAAGCCATCGACCTGTACCACGAACCCAGCCTGTGGCCGCTGGCTTTTGACGGCCCGACGGTGATGACCCTGCATGACCTCACCCATGTGCGGTATCCCGAGACGCAACCGCCGGCACGCCTGAAAGAAATCGAGCGACGGCTGGCCCGGGCGGTGGAACAGGCGCAGTTGATCATGACTGTTTCTCAGTTCATCGCCGATGAAGCCCAACAGTATTTCGGCCTCCCAGCCGAGCGCCTGCGCGTCGCCCCATTGGGCGTGGCGGCACGTTTCCATCCGCGCGAACCCGAGGCCATCGACGGAGTACTCAAGGCCCATGGCCTGGAGGCGGGTCGTTATTTCCTCTGTGTGGGTACCCTGGAACCGCGCAAGAACCTGTCACTGGCCCTGCACGCCCATGCCGGACTCCCAGAATCAGTGCGTCAGACCTTTCCTTTGTTCATTGTAGGAATGAGCGGATGGCAACAGGCACAGCTCAATGATGAGTTGAAACGCGCCCTGGCTGGAGGGCATGTTTGTCTGGCGGGTTACCTGCCTGACGAACAGGTCGCCCAATTACTGGCGGGGGCACGGGCACTGGTTTTCCCTTCGCACTACGAAGGCTTTGGCCTGCCGGTCCTCGAAGCCATGGCCAGCGGCACGCCGGTTATCACCACGCGTTGCTCGGCCATGCCCGAGGTGGCGGGGCCGGCCGGCAATTATTGCGACCCGCAGGATCCCGAGGGCTTGCGCGAGGCGATGCTCCGCTTGATCGAAGATCACCCGCATTGGCAAGCCTGCCGGGAAGCAGGATTGCAGCAAGCGGCGCTTTTTTCCTGGGAACGCTGTGGGAAAGTCACTGCCCAAGCGTATCGCCAGGTTCTGGGAGGTTGA
- a CDS encoding LysR family transcriptional regulator, translating to MDRFQEMQVFVAVAQDAGFSAAARRLGLSAASVTRAVAGLEQRIGTPLLVRTTRSVYLSEAGQRFLEDCRRILGELQEAEDSAAGSHVQPRGQLTVTAPVLFGQLFVTPLLVDYLHRYPEVCINALLLDRTVSMVEEGIDVAVRIGELPDSNLHAVRVGEVRRVVCGSPAFFDRHGRPRHPEDLERMPVVASSAIGQIKSWTFIDAGQPLAVRPVPRLVVTANQAAITAACQGLGMTRVLSYQVASNVAAGELEIVLADFELPPLPIHVVYQGGRNAPARVRSFVDFTVNALREHPALSG from the coding sequence ATGGACAGGTTCCAGGAAATGCAGGTGTTTGTCGCGGTGGCCCAGGACGCCGGATTTTCGGCAGCGGCGCGGCGCCTGGGGCTGTCGGCGGCTAGCGTCACGCGTGCGGTGGCAGGGTTGGAGCAACGCATCGGTACGCCCCTGCTGGTGCGCACCACCCGTAGCGTCTACTTGAGCGAAGCGGGCCAGCGCTTTCTCGAGGACTGTCGGCGGATCCTGGGTGAGCTGCAGGAAGCCGAGGACTCGGCGGCCGGCAGCCATGTCCAACCCCGAGGACAACTGACGGTGACTGCGCCGGTATTGTTCGGCCAGTTGTTCGTCACCCCGCTGCTGGTCGATTATCTGCACCGGTATCCCGAGGTCTGTATTAATGCCTTGCTGCTGGATCGTACGGTCAGCATGGTCGAGGAGGGCATCGATGTGGCCGTGCGCATCGGCGAGTTGCCGGACAGCAATCTGCACGCCGTGCGTGTGGGTGAGGTGCGCAGGGTCGTTTGTGGCTCCCCGGCATTCTTCGACCGCCACGGCCGGCCTCGCCATCCAGAGGATCTGGAGCGAATGCCGGTGGTGGCGTCATCGGCCATTGGCCAGATCAAAAGCTGGACCTTCATCGATGCAGGCCAACCGCTGGCCGTCCGGCCTGTGCCGCGCCTGGTGGTGACGGCCAACCAGGCCGCGATCACCGCTGCCTGCCAAGGGTTGGGTATGACCCGGGTGTTGTCCTATCAAGTGGCGAGCAATGTGGCGGCCGGTGAGCTGGAAATCGTCCTGGCTGACTTCGAATTGCCGCCGCTGCCGATCCATGTGGTGTATCAGGGCGGGCGCAATGCACCGGCGCGGGTTCGCAGTTTTGTCGATTTCACCGTTAACGCGTTGCGCGAACATCCGGCCTTGAGCGGCTGA
- a CDS encoding glutathione S-transferase family protein: MNPIKHYHFPLSGHSHRVQLMLSLLELPVEEVFVDLAKGAHKQADFLALNSFGQVPVIDDDGVVLADSNAILVYLAQKYGKGRWLPTDPIGAARVQRWLSAAAGPIHAGPATARLITVFGAPYNAEDVIARSHNVLKVIDQELSGSAYLAGDAPTIADVAGYSYIAHAPEGNVSLQDYGNVRAWLARIEALPGFVGMPRTVIGLQTHA; encoded by the coding sequence ATGAACCCCATCAAGCACTATCACTTCCCGCTTTCCGGCCATTCCCACCGCGTCCAGCTGATGCTTTCGTTGCTCGAGTTGCCCGTCGAGGAAGTCTTCGTCGACTTGGCCAAGGGGGCGCACAAACAGGCGGATTTCCTGGCGCTCAACTCCTTTGGCCAAGTACCGGTCATCGACGATGATGGCGTGGTGCTGGCGGACTCCAACGCCATCCTGGTGTACCTGGCGCAAAAATACGGCAAGGGCCGCTGGTTGCCGACCGATCCGATCGGCGCGGCCCGGGTGCAGCGTTGGTTGTCGGCTGCCGCGGGGCCGATTCATGCGGGGCCGGCCACGGCACGGCTGATCACGGTGTTTGGTGCGCCTTATAACGCTGAAGACGTGATCGCGCGTTCCCATAACGTGCTGAAAGTCATCGACCAAGAGTTGAGCGGCAGCGCCTATCTGGCCGGCGATGCGCCGACGATTGCCGATGTGGCCGGCTACAGCTACATCGCCCACGCACCGGAAGGCAATGTGTCATTGCAGGACTACGGGAATGTGCGAGCCTGGCTGGCGCGTATCGAAGCCTTGCCTGGGTTTGTGGGCATGCCGCGTACAGTGATCGGTTTGCAAACACATGCCTGA
- the nudK gene encoding GDP-mannose pyrophosphatase NudK, whose amino-acid sequence MTQATGIRDRVRIKQVEVLSDNWYVLRKTTYDYLGRNGQWRELTRETYDRGNGATILLYSKAKQTVVLTRQFRFPAFVNGHNDLLIETCAGLLDNDDPHTCIRKETQEETGYIIQDVRKVFEAFMSPGSVTERVHFFVGEYFDEDKQHEGGGLEAEGEEIEVLEMPLDQALGMIETGEICDGKTIMLLQYAKLHRLLD is encoded by the coding sequence ATGACACAGGCAACCGGCATCAGGGATCGCGTGCGCATCAAACAAGTCGAAGTCCTCTCGGACAATTGGTACGTGCTGCGCAAGACCACCTATGACTATCTGGGCCGCAACGGCCAGTGGCGCGAACTGACGCGTGAAACCTATGACCGTGGCAACGGCGCGACCATCCTGCTGTACAGCAAGGCCAAGCAGACCGTGGTGTTGACCCGGCAATTCCGCTTCCCAGCCTTCGTCAACGGGCATAATGACCTGTTGATCGAAACCTGCGCCGGCCTGCTGGACAACGACGATCCGCACACTTGCATCCGCAAGGAAACCCAGGAAGAAACCGGCTATATCATCCAGGACGTGCGCAAGGTGTTCGAAGCCTTCATGAGCCCGGGCTCCGTGACGGAGCGAGTGCATTTTTTCGTCGGCGAGTACTTCGATGAAGACAAGCAGCACGAAGGCGGCGGGTTGGAAGCGGAGGGTGAAGAAATCGAGGTGTTGGAGATGCCATTGGATCAGGCCCTGGGCATGATCGAGACCGGCGAGATTTGCGATGGCAAGACCATCATGTTGTTGCAGTACGCCAAGCTGCATCGATTGCTGGATTAG
- a CDS encoding ABC transporter ATP-binding protein: MGHLRVTGLGKAYKQYPNRWSRLFEWLIPFSRPRHQLHWILQGVDFEIQPGEAVGIVGVNGAGKSTLLKMITGTTQPTCGHIQLQGRVAALLELGMGFHPDFTGRQNAFMAGQLLGMQVEEIEALMPEIEGFAEIGDAIDQPVRTYSSGMQMRLAFSVATARRPDILIVDEALSVGDAYFQHKSFERIRSFRKAGTTLLIVSHDRSAIQSICDTAILLEHGRMAMRGKPEEVMDYYNAMLAQREGQVVRQEMLANGQVRTISGTGEAGILDVQLLNSQDQPVEVAEIGQPMVLQVRVEIRQDIERLVLGFLIKDRLGQPMYGINTHRQDKAVTDLKAGEQITFRFSFDMRLGKGNYSVALSLSRLDSHLDRNFEWRDYGLVFHVINNRQEDFVGCSWLQARTSIQRSSQTAVQALPQKELP, encoded by the coding sequence ATGGGACATTTGCGCGTCACTGGCCTGGGCAAGGCCTATAAGCAGTATCCGAACCGCTGGAGCCGGCTGTTCGAATGGTTGATTCCCTTTTCCCGGCCGCGCCATCAGTTGCACTGGATCCTGCAAGGCGTGGATTTCGAGATCCAGCCCGGCGAAGCGGTGGGCATCGTTGGGGTCAATGGCGCCGGCAAGAGCACCCTGCTCAAGATGATCACCGGCACCACCCAACCGACCTGCGGCCACATCCAATTGCAGGGGCGCGTCGCCGCGTTGCTGGAACTGGGGATGGGCTTTCATCCCGATTTCACTGGCCGGCAGAACGCCTTCATGGCCGGTCAACTACTGGGCATGCAGGTGGAGGAAATCGAAGCCCTGATGCCAGAGATTGAGGGGTTTGCCGAAATCGGCGACGCCATCGACCAACCGGTGCGCACCTATTCTAGCGGCATGCAGATGCGCCTGGCGTTCAGCGTCGCCACCGCCCGGCGTCCAGATATTCTGATCGTCGACGAGGCGCTGTCGGTGGGTGATGCCTACTTCCAGCACAAGAGCTTCGAGCGCATCCGCAGCTTTCGCAAGGCCGGCACCACGTTGCTGATCGTGTCCCACGACCGTTCGGCGATCCAGTCGATCTGCGACACCGCCATCCTGCTCGAACACGGGCGCATGGCCATGCGCGGCAAGCCGGAAGAAGTGATGGATTACTACAACGCCATGCTGGCCCAGCGCGAGGGACAGGTGGTGCGCCAGGAGATGCTCGCCAACGGCCAGGTACGCACCATTTCCGGCACCGGTGAGGCCGGCATCCTCGATGTGCAATTGCTCAACAGCCAGGACCAGCCGGTGGAAGTGGCCGAGATCGGCCAGCCGATGGTGTTGCAGGTACGCGTGGAAATCCGCCAGGACATCGAGCGTCTGGTGCTGGGTTTCCTGATCAAGGATCGCCTCGGCCAGCCCATGTACGGCATCAATACTCATCGCCAGGACAAAGCCGTGACCGACCTCAAGGCCGGCGAACAGATCACCTTCCGCTTCAGCTTCGACATGCGCCTGGGCAAGGGCAACTACTCCGTAGCCCTGAGCCTGTCACGGCTGGATTCGCACCTGGACCGCAACTTCGAATGGCGCGACTACGGGCTGGTGTTTCACGTCATCAACAATCGCCAGGAAGACTTCGTCGGCTGTTCCTGGCTCCAGGCGCGGACCAGTATCCAGCGCTCGAGCCAGACTGCCGTCCAAGCGTTGCCGCAAAAGGAGCTGCCATGA
- a CDS encoding LTA synthase family protein: protein MLVGCVLLVPMILRLALGWSDPLGYLSDLGIGGLLIVLLHRRPWWLALPVLLAWSVLTLASIELVSAVGRMPTPSDIHYLIDPQFVENSTSGGFAHPWLAVLQLAALALWLMTRWASRPSLTPRLPRHAWALPVMLLLAHGALQSWRPTEADQWNVFNLPHQLVTAGIVAGQERAEQWFEGDTVDPLPPMEGLTRLDLDGAKLLAEPGGARNVLVIALEGIPGAYLSTNRQALNRRYQENLMPRLSAWAERGMNTPDYVLHSHQTIRGLYAMLCGDYDKLNDGTPKGVEMLNQSQRNQDCLPAQLRQNGFSTHFLQGAGLRFMAKDRIMPHIGFDTTLGMDWFTQPAYLEFPWGKDDKTFFEGALDYVGQLQQADKPWMLTLLTVGTHQPYSAPDDYLQRYESAKQAAVGYLDDALDSFLTGLERQGILENTLVVITSDESHGIDDVRLASSWGFNLTLAPEPLPTIKSGTYGHVDLTASILDYFGYAVPTSLSGRSLFRDYATGREIMSFTNGKLRHHDGDGTFTECDFQQRCRYYTSEGFIAERALYRGQYSGQRARLISARATALDQTLLRTPLNQHYQFGSADKIPLPATVSNDWTDNLIGAQYLEMPKGSQTRVSLTIRAVEADHAAYISLKAKEFERDVPIDLPTDVAVTHEQPLVMDIRFDNPLPRKAFSFHLLGHGAGAIEISDFSVVTELPDQTDQPQYLDDMQDDSEAQSS, encoded by the coding sequence ATGCTGGTCGGGTGCGTATTACTCGTCCCGATGATCCTGCGCCTGGCCCTGGGTTGGTCCGACCCGCTGGGCTATCTCTCGGACCTGGGCATTGGCGGCTTGCTGATCGTGTTGCTTCATCGCCGTCCCTGGTGGCTGGCGCTTCCGGTATTGCTCGCCTGGAGCGTGTTGACCCTGGCCAGCATCGAGCTGGTCAGCGCCGTCGGACGGATGCCCACCCCCTCGGACATTCACTACCTGATCGACCCGCAATTCGTCGAAAACTCCACCAGCGGCGGCTTCGCGCATCCTTGGCTGGCTGTGTTGCAATTGGCCGCGCTGGCGTTATGGCTGATGACCCGCTGGGCCAGCCGACCCAGCTTGACGCCGCGTTTGCCGCGCCACGCCTGGGCGTTGCCGGTCATGCTCTTGCTGGCCCACGGTGCGTTGCAATCCTGGCGTCCTACCGAAGCAGACCAATGGAATGTCTTCAACCTACCCCATCAACTCGTTACGGCGGGCATTGTCGCGGGGCAGGAACGGGCCGAGCAGTGGTTCGAAGGCGATACGGTCGATCCGCTCCCGCCCATGGAAGGTCTTACCAGGCTGGACCTCGATGGCGCGAAACTGCTGGCCGAACCGGGGGGCGCGCGCAACGTCTTGGTCATTGCTCTGGAAGGCATTCCCGGGGCCTACCTGAGCACCAATCGCCAAGCCCTGAACCGCCGCTATCAGGAAAACCTGATGCCGCGCCTCAGCGCCTGGGCCGAACGCGGCATGAACACGCCCGATTACGTCTTGCACAGCCACCAGACCATCCGTGGCTTATACGCAATGTTGTGTGGCGACTACGACAAACTCAACGACGGCACGCCCAAAGGCGTCGAGATGCTGAACCAGAGCCAGCGCAACCAGGACTGCCTGCCCGCCCAATTGCGCCAGAACGGTTTTTCCACCCATTTCCTGCAGGGCGCGGGGCTACGTTTCATGGCCAAGGACCGGATCATGCCGCATATCGGCTTCGACACGACCCTGGGCATGGACTGGTTCACCCAACCGGCGTACTTGGAATTTCCCTGGGGCAAGGACGACAAGACCTTCTTCGAAGGCGCACTGGATTACGTCGGGCAGCTTCAGCAAGCGGACAAGCCATGGATGCTCACCCTGCTGACCGTGGGCACCCACCAGCCCTACTCCGCGCCGGACGACTACCTGCAACGCTACGAGTCCGCCAAGCAGGCGGCCGTGGGTTACCTCGACGACGCCCTGGACAGTTTCCTGACGGGCCTGGAACGCCAGGGCATCCTGGAAAATACCCTGGTGGTCATCACCTCGGACGAATCCCACGGCATCGACGATGTGCGCCTGGCATCGTCCTGGGGATTCAACCTGACGCTGGCACCGGAGCCATTGCCCACGATCAAATCGGGGACCTACGGCCATGTCGACTTGACCGCCTCGATCCTTGATTACTTCGGTTATGCGGTGCCCACGTCGCTGTCCGGCCGCTCGCTGTTCCGGGACTACGCAACCGGCCGGGAAATCATGTCGTTCACCAACGGCAAGCTGCGCCACCACGATGGCGACGGCACGTTTACCGAGTGTGATTTCCAGCAGCGTTGCCGTTATTACACCAGCGAAGGCTTCATTGCCGAACGCGCCCTCTATCGCGGGCAATACAGCGGCCAGCGCGCCCGGCTGATCAGCGCCCGGGCCACGGCGCTGGACCAGACCCTGCTGAGAACGCCGCTGAACCAGCATTATCAGTTTGGCAGCGCCGACAAAATCCCATTGCCGGCCACGGTCAGCAACGACTGGACCGATAACCTCATCGGCGCCCAGTACCTGGAAATGCCCAAAGGCTCACAGACCCGCGTCAGCCTGACCATTCGCGCGGTGGAGGCAGACCACGCGGCCTACATTTCGCTCAAGGCCAAGGAGTTCGAGCGGGATGTGCCGATAGATTTACCCACAGACGTGGCGGTGACACACGAGCAACCACTGGTGATGGACATCCGTTTCGACAACCCGCTGCCGCGCAAGGCATTTTCTTTCCATTTGCTCGGCCATGGGGCCGGCGCCATCGAGATCAGCGATTTCAGCGTCGTCACCGAATTGCCGGACCAGACCGACCAACCGCAATACCTGGACGACATGCAGGACGACAGCGAGGCCCAATCCAGCTGA
- a CDS encoding glycosyltransferase family 4 protein, producing the protein MTRLLVECTYVFEHPEINSGIQRVVRNVIRELPAKDGEQECIPVVMLEGKLYEAKSLAPLSTDKLDLVSLRIRWEQMANLFWFWHRTLARQWPFGRSSWARRILYVGCRLFALGCLSIPIRLLDRALKGKELPKRCVPLKHRAGDQLVLLDSSWHSDIFPLAEQLKRDGVGIISVVYDLIPLSHPQFCDAGLVKVFNHWFDWIARTADGYIAISATIRDQLRQEMVRRIGEEQVQERWFDYFHLGSELDQINPAHAVDTQLLRLFKRPEPVFLMVSTIEPRKNHAYLLDAFERAWTAGSQARLCIVGKIGWKCEALIERIERHPQLNSRLFMFNRLSDHSLEHAYRHSTALVFPSYVEGFGLPLVEAMQRGLPAMGSDIEVFREIGGEFMAYFDLEDPQSLTNLVTEMERTGVFPASRNLDQWQWLSWRQASAQLVERIERHVEAVIVDRETACG; encoded by the coding sequence ATGACCCGTCTACTGGTGGAGTGCACTTACGTATTTGAACATCCGGAAATCAATTCCGGCATCCAGCGCGTCGTGCGCAATGTGATTCGCGAATTGCCCGCCAAGGACGGTGAGCAAGAATGCATCCCCGTGGTCATGCTGGAAGGAAAGTTATACGAGGCCAAGAGCCTGGCACCGCTGTCGACCGATAAACTGGACCTGGTCAGCCTGCGGATCCGCTGGGAACAGATGGCCAACCTGTTCTGGTTCTGGCACCGGACACTGGCACGGCAGTGGCCCTTCGGCCGATCATCGTGGGCCCGCCGAATCCTGTATGTCGGCTGCCGCCTGTTCGCCCTGGGCTGCTTGAGCATTCCGATACGCTTGCTCGACCGCGCGCTCAAGGGCAAAGAACTACCGAAACGTTGCGTACCGCTGAAACATCGGGCAGGCGATCAACTGGTCTTGCTCGATTCCTCCTGGCATTCGGATATCTTCCCCCTGGCCGAACAGCTCAAGCGTGATGGCGTCGGGATCATTTCGGTGGTCTACGACCTGATTCCCCTGTCCCATCCGCAATTTTGCGACGCGGGTCTGGTCAAGGTGTTCAACCATTGGTTCGACTGGATTGCCCGTACCGCCGACGGCTACATCGCCATCTCCGCCACCATCCGCGACCAGCTTCGCCAGGAAATGGTCCGACGCATTGGCGAGGAGCAGGTGCAGGAACGCTGGTTCGACTATTTTCATCTGGGCAGCGAGCTGGACCAGATTAATCCCGCCCACGCCGTCGATACGCAATTGCTGCGACTGTTCAAGCGCCCCGAGCCGGTATTCCTGATGGTCAGCACCATCGAGCCGCGCAAGAACCATGCTTATCTGCTCGATGCGTTCGAGCGGGCCTGGACCGCCGGTTCACAGGCGCGCCTATGCATCGTCGGGAAGATCGGCTGGAAATGTGAGGCGTTGATCGAACGTATCGAGCGTCATCCACAACTCAACAGCCGTCTGTTCATGTTCAATCGCCTCTCGGACCACAGCCTGGAACACGCCTATCGGCACTCCACCGCGCTGGTGTTCCCGTCTTATGTGGAAGGCTTCGGCCTGCCGCTGGTGGAAGCCATGCAGCGCGGCTTGCCGGCAATGGGGAGCGACATTGAAGTGTTTCGGGAAATCGGCGGTGAGTTCATGGCCTACTTCGACCTCGAGGATCCTCAAAGCTTGACGAACCTGGTCACCGAGATGGAACGCACCGGGGTCTTCCCGGCCAGTCGCAACCTGGATCAATGGCAATGGCTGAGCTGGCGCCAAGCCAGTGCGCAACTGGTCGAGCGAATCGAGCGACACGTCGAAGCGGTGATTGTCGACAGGGAAACAGCATGCGGATAG
- a CDS encoding ABC transporter permease encodes MLLTLQRTLWSYRGFVLGSVKREFQARYRNSLFGALWTVLNPLSMILVYTVIFSHIMRARLPGVEDGMAYSVYLCAGLLTWGLFAEITTRSQGMFLENANLLKKISFPRICLPVIVLFNAGINFAIILGLFLGFLLITGRWPGMALLALVPLLVLQVLFAAGLGMLLGILNVFFRDVGQLFGICLQFWFWLTPIVYPMTILPPSIQQLLAFNPMTALMQSYQNLFLYNQWPVWSSLVPLLVVGLLLCTLGLRMFRRRGGEMVDEL; translated from the coding sequence ATGTTGCTGACCTTGCAACGCACACTGTGGAGCTATCGCGGCTTCGTCCTGGGTAGCGTCAAGCGCGAGTTCCAGGCGCGGTATCGCAACTCGCTGTTCGGCGCGTTGTGGACGGTGCTCAATCCGCTGTCGATGATCCTGGTCTACACGGTGATTTTTTCCCACATCATGCGTGCCCGCCTGCCCGGGGTCGAAGACGGCATGGCCTACAGCGTCTACCTCTGCGCCGGGCTGCTGACTTGGGGCCTGTTCGCGGAGATCACCACCCGCAGCCAGGGCATGTTCCTGGAAAACGCCAACTTGCTGAAGAAGATCAGCTTCCCGCGGATCTGCCTGCCGGTCATTGTCTTGTTCAATGCCGGCATCAACTTCGCGATCATCCTCGGGCTGTTCCTCGGTTTCCTCCTCATCACCGGGCGCTGGCCGGGCATGGCCTTGCTGGCGTTGGTGCCGTTGCTGGTCTTGCAAGTGCTGTTCGCCGCCGGGCTGGGCATGTTGCTGGGGATTCTCAACGTGTTTTTCCGCGATGTCGGGCAACTGTTCGGTATCTGCCTGCAGTTCTGGTTCTGGCTCACGCCGATCGTCTATCCAATGACAATCCTGCCGCCGTCGATCCAGCAACTGCTCGCCTTCAATCCCATGACCGCGCTGATGCAGAGCTACCAGAACCTGTTTCTGTACAACCAGTGGCCGGTCTGGAGTTCGTTGGTACCGTTGCTGGTGGTCGGCCTGCTGTTATGCACCTTGGGCTTGCGCATGTTTCGCCGGCGCGGCGGTGAAATGGTGGATGAACTCTGA